The following are from one region of the Flavimobilis soli genome:
- a CDS encoding Mrp/NBP35 family ATP-binding protein has translation MTLPTTESVRAALDTVIDPEIRRPITELGMVREIELLPEGAVRAHIDLTTAGCPLKATIVSEVTEAVSQVEGVTSVQVEMGVMSPEQRVRLKKQLRGGEGDPVIPFAQPGNLTKVFAIASGKGGVGKSSLTANLAVAMARDGLRVGVVDADIYGFSIPGMLGARSMPTKVDDMLLPPIAHDVKVVSIGMFVQPGQPVVWRGPMLHRALQQFLGDVFWGDLDVLLLDLPPGTGDIAISVAQLLPGSEILVVTTPQQAAAEVAERAGSIARQTQQGVVGVVENMSWLVQPDGSRLEVFGSGGGEQVASSLSKTLGTTVPLVGQVPLDIALREAGDTGVPVVLSAPESDAARALVDISRALVAKERGLAGRKLNITPV, from the coding sequence ATGACTCTCCCCACGACCGAGTCGGTCCGCGCTGCGCTCGACACCGTCATCGACCCGGAGATCCGCCGCCCCATCACCGAGCTCGGGATGGTCCGCGAGATCGAGCTGCTCCCCGAGGGCGCCGTGCGCGCACACATCGACCTGACGACCGCGGGATGCCCGCTCAAGGCGACGATCGTCTCCGAGGTCACGGAGGCCGTCTCGCAGGTCGAGGGCGTCACGTCCGTCCAGGTCGAGATGGGTGTCATGAGCCCCGAGCAGCGGGTGCGGCTCAAGAAGCAGCTCCGCGGCGGCGAGGGCGACCCGGTCATCCCGTTCGCCCAGCCCGGCAACCTCACCAAGGTCTTCGCGATCGCCTCCGGCAAGGGCGGCGTCGGCAAGTCCTCCCTGACCGCGAACCTCGCGGTCGCGATGGCGCGCGACGGCCTGCGCGTCGGCGTCGTCGACGCCGACATCTACGGCTTCTCGATCCCCGGCATGCTCGGCGCCCGCAGCATGCCGACCAAGGTCGACGACATGCTGCTGCCGCCCATCGCGCACGACGTCAAGGTCGTGTCCATCGGCATGTTCGTCCAGCCGGGGCAGCCCGTCGTCTGGCGCGGCCCCATGCTCCACCGTGCCCTGCAGCAGTTCCTCGGGGACGTGTTCTGGGGGGACCTCGACGTCCTCCTCCTCGACCTCCCGCCCGGTACCGGCGACATCGCGATCTCCGTCGCGCAGCTGCTGCCCGGTTCCGAGATACTCGTCGTGACCACGCCCCAGCAAGCGGCGGCCGAGGTGGCCGAGCGCGCCGGTTCGATCGCCCGGCAGACCCAGCAGGGTGTCGTCGGCGTCGTCGAGAACATGTCGTGGCTCGTGCAGCCCGACGGGTCGCGCCTCGAGGTGTTCGGCTCCGGCGGAGGCGAGCAGGTCGCCTCGTCGCTCAGCAAGACGCTCGGCACGACGGTCCCGCTCGTCGGCCAGGTCCCGCTCGACATCGCGCTGCGCGAGGCCGGCGACACCGGAGTCCCCGTCGTGCTCTCGGCGCCCGAGTCCGACGCCGCGCGCGCCCTGGTGGACATCTCGCGGGCGCTCGTCGCGAAGGAGCGCGGCCTCGCTGGCCGCAAGCTGAACATCACCCCGGTCTGA
- a CDS encoding GNAT family N-acetyltransferase, with protein MSDTSDAQIRIDQVTDEHAGELLTLRRAAFVTEAQAYEDPFIPPLTQTLGELRADMVAPGVITLGAWDGPRLVGSVRIEIEGSKATLGRLAVAPDRQGEGIGTQMMLAVAPLLPEGVEEIWVFTGKDSKQNLAMYQQQGYEHQYDQAAGDLTYAYLRRILGEVETADDAG; from the coding sequence ATGAGCGACACGAGCGACGCCCAGATCAGGATCGACCAGGTCACCGACGAGCACGCCGGGGAGCTGCTCACGCTGCGGCGCGCGGCGTTCGTCACGGAGGCCCAGGCCTACGAGGACCCGTTCATCCCGCCGCTGACGCAGACGCTCGGCGAGCTGCGCGCGGACATGGTCGCGCCCGGCGTCATCACGCTCGGCGCGTGGGACGGACCGCGCCTCGTGGGCTCGGTCCGCATCGAGATCGAGGGCTCGAAGGCGACGCTCGGTCGCCTCGCGGTCGCGCCGGACCGTCAGGGGGAGGGGATCGGCACGCAGATGATGCTCGCCGTCGCGCCGCTCCTGCCCGAGGGCGTCGAGGAGATCTGGGTGTTCACCGGCAAGGACTCGAAGCAGAACCTCGCGATGTACCAGCAGCAGGGGTACGAGCACCAGTACGACCAGGCGGCGGGCGACCTGACGTACGCGTACCTGCGCCGCATCCTCGGCGAGGTCGAGACGGCGGACGACGCCGGCTGA
- a CDS encoding ExeM/NucH family extracellular endonuclease: MQHRKRLGRAVAAVASTSLIGASFVATGGAAQAAVSTDAPVIINEVYGGGGNGGATYTHDYIELVNVSSATVDLTGWSVQYASNAGTSWSGVIPLSGSIAPGGFYLVGGASGGAVGAALPTTQASGNVNLAGANGNVALASIATSLSCQTTACASDPAVVDLVGFGTGAAFAGTGGAPAPSNTTAAVRKLVESVPVNTANNASDFVATTAMTPGAANVLPDVTPPADPVDKSIAEIQGTGTESPIKGTVVRTTGVVTASYKTGGFNGFVIQTPGPDTTPDASDAVFVYVGSGNNPTVDIGQHVTVVGTVAEFNGLTQITTTNDNVALDAGGVGEAVVVEGAWPETDAEREKLESMLFLPQGDFTVSNTYSTNQYGEVGLASGTKPLIQWTDVARPSTPEAQAVIDDNAKRGVVLDDGASTNFTSSANQSQVPPFVSQVNPVRVGAPVEFEAPVIVDYRNSTWKLNPTSQLLAGNEAGLVTIENTRTAAPDAARLGDGDIKLASFNVLNYFTTLGVDTPGCTRYNDRAGNGITVNSCTGNGPRGAWDQDSLDRQQEKIVAAINATDADVIGLLEIENSAKLGETADEATATLVDALNADDPSKSWEYVPSSLDLPVVAQQDVISNAIIYRSNVVAPVGPSLALGDQSATGQPFVNAREPLAQAFTSVGGGEPFLLVVNHFKSKGSAGPLAGDADTGDGQGSSNASRIAQATALKNWVPNVLTDLSYSGYEIDDVALVGDFNSYSQEDPMHVLYEAGYVNVDKHFNGDELFSYSYSGLSGSLDHVLMNQSFLERSTGADVWNINSGETIAFEYSRYNSHGQTFHEATPYRSSDHDPVIVAFDEGTAPAPSTTTPLNLLNINDFHGRIDGDTVKFAGTIEKLRAAGGEGNTLFLSNGDNIGASLFASSSAGDTPTIEVLNALDLKASGVGNHEFDQGLTDLAGRVTSEADFRYLAANVYDKGTTTPALQEYEVIEVDGIQVGIIGAVTEETSTLVSPGGIATLDFGDPVAAVNRVAAQLTDGDPANGEADVIIAQYHEGAGAGTPDGATLEQEIAAGGAFADIVLDTAPEVDVIFTGHTHKEYVWDAPVPGSTKTRPIVQTGSYGANIGQVQLEIDPATNEVESYKARNVKRLTTANDVLVAAFPRVAEVNGIVTAALAEADVKGSVKVGTITADITSAIAGGSYVDGKYVSSVPGTTTGRDDRASESALGNLVANALRDSLADTAAGADFGVVNPGGLRAELLYKKSGAETEDGIVTFAEANAVLPFLNNLWSTTLTGAQVKTMLEQQWQTNPDGSIPSRPYLQLGLSDNVSYTYDESRPAGDRVTSVTINGKVITPTETFRVGTFSFLAEGGDNFRVFKDGTRTVDSGLIDRDAWMAYLSAEENQGLTPSFARSHAKVVGNPASVVAGANVEIEVSKLDMTSLGAPLNTSVTATFTGGTLPAAGVKLGDFTVTGGAVTVSGTVPAAAAGAKTLTLVAAPSGTTVTIPLTVTAPATTPAVATKTTLAVTGKAVVGEQLTLTATVAPAAAGKVTFKDGSTVLGTVNVSAGKASLKKSLSVGTHSLTAEFVPADAKAFKGSMSAKVSVTVAKSDVTISGKLSKTKVAYGTPAKLTVTVTGKSTAPSGKVTVYEGSKKLVTGTLKVTGKTGKVTVTLPKTLSVGTHKLTVKYAGTATTKAKNTAKITYKVTKAKPKASVSISKSGKTVVVKVTAKGTTPKGTVTLKVDGKTVKTRSLKSGKTTFKLSSLRKGKHTFKVTYSGSTTVSKLTVTKKHTAK; encoded by the coding sequence ATGCAGCACAGAAAGAGGCTGGGGCGCGCCGTAGCGGCCGTCGCCAGCACCTCGCTGATCGGAGCCTCGTTCGTCGCTACCGGGGGAGCGGCCCAGGCCGCGGTATCGACTGACGCACCGGTCATCATCAACGAGGTCTACGGAGGTGGCGGGAACGGTGGCGCCACCTATACGCACGACTACATCGAGCTCGTCAACGTCTCGAGCGCCACGGTCGACCTGACCGGTTGGTCCGTCCAGTACGCGTCGAACGCGGGTACGAGCTGGTCCGGGGTCATCCCCCTCAGCGGTTCGATCGCTCCGGGCGGGTTCTACCTCGTCGGCGGCGCCTCTGGCGGCGCCGTCGGCGCGGCGCTCCCGACGACGCAGGCGTCCGGCAACGTGAACCTCGCCGGGGCCAACGGCAACGTCGCGCTCGCCAGCATCGCCACGAGCCTCAGCTGCCAGACGACGGCGTGCGCGAGCGACCCTGCGGTCGTCGACCTCGTCGGCTTCGGCACGGGTGCGGCCTTCGCCGGCACCGGCGGCGCGCCCGCCCCGAGCAACACCACGGCCGCCGTGCGCAAGCTCGTCGAGAGCGTCCCGGTCAACACGGCCAACAACGCGAGCGACTTCGTGGCGACCACCGCGATGACCCCGGGGGCCGCCAACGTCCTGCCGGACGTCACGCCGCCGGCCGACCCGGTCGACAAGTCGATCGCCGAGATCCAGGGCACCGGGACCGAGTCCCCGATCAAGGGCACCGTCGTCCGCACGACCGGTGTCGTCACCGCGTCGTACAAGACGGGCGGCTTCAACGGCTTCGTCATCCAGACGCCCGGACCGGACACGACGCCTGACGCGTCCGACGCCGTCTTCGTCTACGTCGGCAGCGGGAACAACCCGACCGTCGACATCGGCCAGCACGTCACCGTCGTGGGTACCGTCGCAGAGTTCAACGGTCTGACCCAGATCACGACCACGAACGACAACGTGGCGCTCGACGCCGGCGGCGTCGGCGAGGCCGTCGTCGTCGAGGGGGCGTGGCCCGAGACCGACGCCGAGCGCGAGAAGCTCGAGAGCATGCTCTTCCTGCCCCAGGGCGACTTCACGGTCTCCAACACGTACTCGACGAACCAGTACGGCGAGGTCGGGCTCGCGTCCGGCACGAAGCCGCTGATCCAGTGGACCGACGTGGCCCGCCCGAGCACGCCCGAGGCGCAGGCCGTCATCGACGACAACGCCAAGCGCGGGGTCGTCCTCGACGACGGTGCGAGCACGAACTTCACCAGCTCCGCGAACCAGTCTCAGGTCCCGCCGTTCGTCTCCCAGGTGAACCCCGTCCGCGTGGGCGCTCCGGTCGAGTTCGAGGCGCCGGTCATCGTGGACTACCGCAACAGCACGTGGAAGCTCAACCCCACGAGCCAGCTGCTCGCGGGGAACGAGGCAGGCCTCGTCACGATCGAGAACACGCGTACCGCCGCACCTGACGCCGCGCGCCTCGGCGACGGCGACATCAAGCTCGCGTCGTTCAACGTGCTGAACTACTTCACGACCCTCGGCGTCGACACGCCCGGCTGCACCCGCTACAACGACCGTGCCGGCAACGGCATCACCGTGAACTCGTGCACGGGCAACGGCCCGCGCGGTGCCTGGGACCAGGATTCGCTCGACCGCCAGCAGGAGAAGATCGTCGCGGCCATCAACGCGACGGACGCGGACGTCATCGGCCTCCTCGAGATCGAGAACTCCGCCAAGCTCGGCGAGACCGCTGACGAGGCGACGGCGACGCTCGTCGACGCGCTCAACGCGGACGACCCGTCGAAGTCGTGGGAGTACGTCCCCTCGTCGCTCGACCTCCCGGTCGTCGCGCAGCAGGACGTTATCTCCAACGCGATCATCTACCGGTCCAACGTGGTCGCCCCGGTCGGCCCGTCGCTGGCCCTCGGCGACCAGAGCGCGACCGGCCAGCCGTTCGTGAACGCTCGTGAGCCGCTCGCCCAGGCGTTCACCTCGGTCGGCGGCGGCGAGCCGTTCCTGCTCGTCGTCAACCACTTCAAGTCCAAGGGTTCCGCGGGTCCGCTCGCGGGCGACGCGGACACCGGTGACGGCCAGGGCTCGTCCAACGCCTCGCGCATCGCGCAGGCGACCGCGCTGAAGAACTGGGTCCCGAACGTCCTCACCGACCTGTCCTACAGCGGTTACGAGATCGACGACGTCGCGCTCGTCGGCGACTTCAACTCGTACTCGCAGGAGGACCCCATGCACGTCCTCTACGAGGCGGGGTACGTCAACGTCGACAAGCACTTCAACGGTGACGAGCTGTTCTCGTACAGCTACTCGGGCCTGTCCGGCTCGCTCGACCACGTGCTGATGAACCAGTCGTTCCTCGAGCGCTCGACCGGTGCGGACGTCTGGAACATCAACTCGGGCGAGACCATCGCGTTCGAGTACTCGCGGTACAACTCGCACGGCCAGACGTTCCACGAGGCCACGCCGTACCGCTCCAGCGACCACGACCCGGTCATCGTCGCGTTCGACGAGGGCACCGCGCCCGCGCCGAGCACCACGACGCCTCTCAACCTGCTCAACATCAACGACTTCCACGGCCGCATCGACGGTGACACGGTGAAGTTCGCGGGCACGATCGAGAAGCTGCGTGCGGCGGGCGGCGAGGGCAACACGTTGTTCCTCTCCAACGGCGACAACATCGGTGCCTCGCTGTTCGCGTCCTCCTCGGCGGGCGACACGCCCACCATCGAGGTGCTCAACGCGCTCGACCTGAAGGCGTCCGGCGTCGGCAACCACGAGTTCGACCAGGGCCTGACGGACCTGGCCGGTCGCGTGACCAGCGAGGCGGACTTCCGGTACCTCGCCGCCAACGTCTACGACAAGGGCACCACGACCCCGGCTCTCCAGGAGTACGAGGTCATCGAGGTCGACGGCATCCAGGTCGGCATCATCGGCGCGGTCACGGAGGAGACCTCCACGCTCGTCAGCCCGGGCGGCATCGCCACGCTGGACTTCGGCGACCCGGTCGCAGCCGTCAACCGTGTCGCGGCGCAGCTCACCGATGGCGACCCCGCGAACGGCGAGGCCGACGTCATCATCGCGCAGTACCACGAGGGCGCCGGAGCCGGCACCCCCGACGGTGCGACGCTCGAGCAGGAGATCGCGGCCGGCGGCGCCTTCGCCGACATCGTCCTGGACACGGCTCCTGAGGTCGACGTGATCTTCACCGGTCACACGCACAAGGAGTACGTCTGGGACGCCCCTGTCCCGGGCAGCACGAAGACCCGCCCGATCGTCCAGACCGGCTCGTACGGCGCGAACATCGGCCAGGTCCAGCTCGAGATCGACCCCGCCACGAACGAGGTCGAGTCCTACAAGGCCCGCAACGTCAAGCGCCTGACGACGGCGAACGACGTCCTCGTCGCCGCCTTCCCGCGCGTCGCCGAGGTCAACGGCATCGTCACCGCGGCTCTCGCCGAGGCCGACGTCAAGGGCTCGGTCAAGGTCGGCACGATCACCGCCGACATCACGTCCGCGATCGCGGGCGGCTCGTACGTCGACGGCAAGTACGTCAGCTCGGTCCCTGGCACCACCACGGGTCGTGACGACCGTGCGTCGGAGTCCGCGCTCGGCAACCTCGTCGCCAACGCTCTGCGCGACTCGCTCGCGGACACCGCGGCCGGTGCCGACTTCGGCGTCGTCAACCCGGGTGGCCTGCGTGCCGAGCTGCTCTACAAGAAGAGCGGCGCCGAGACCGAGGACGGCATCGTCACGTTCGCCGAGGCGAACGCGGTCCTGCCGTTCCTCAACAACCTGTGGTCCACGACCCTCACGGGCGCGCAGGTCAAGACGATGCTCGAGCAGCAGTGGCAGACCAACCCCGACGGCTCCATCCCGTCGCGGCCCTACCTCCAGCTGGGTCTCTCGGACAACGTCTCGTACACGTACGACGAGTCCCGCCCTGCCGGCGACCGCGTCACCTCGGTGACGATCAACGGCAAGGTCATCACCCCGACGGAGACCTTCCGCGTGGGCACGTTCTCCTTCCTCGCCGAGGGTGGAGACAACTTCCGGGTCTTCAAGGACGGCACCCGCACCGTCGACTCCGGTCTCATCGACCGTGACGCGTGGATGGCGTACCTGAGCGCCGAGGAGAACCAGGGCCTCACCCCGAGCTTCGCTCGCTCGCACGCGAAGGTGGTCGGCAACCCGGCGTCCGTCGTCGCAGGCGCGAACGTCGAGATCGAGGTCTCCAAGCTCGACATGACGAGCCTGGGCGCCCCGCTCAACACGAGCGTGACGGCGACGTTCACCGGCGGGACCCTCCCGGCCGCGGGCGTCAAGCTCGGTGACTTCACGGTCACCGGCGGTGCCGTGACGGTCTCGGGCACGGTCCCGGCCGCTGCGGCAGGCGCGAAGACGCTCACGCTCGTCGCTGCGCCGTCGGGCACGACCGTGACGATCCCGCTCACGGTCACGGCCCCGGCCACGACCCCGGCCGTCGCCACGAAGACGACCCTCGCCGTCACCGGCAAGGCCGTCGTCGGCGAGCAGCTCACCCTCACGGCGACGGTCGCTCCCGCGGCCGCCGGCAAGGTGACCTTCAAGGACGGCTCCACCGTCCTCGGCACGGTGAACGTCTCGGCAGGCAAGGCCTCCCTCAAGAAGTCGCTGTCGGTCGGCACGCACAGCCTCACCGCTGAGTTCGTCCCCGCGGACGCCAAGGCGTTCAAGGGCTCGATGTCGGCCAAGGTGTCCGTCACGGTCGCCAAGTCCGACGTGACGATCTCCGGCAAGCTGTCCAAGACCAAGGTCGCGTACGGCACCCCGGCGAAGCTCACGGTCACAGTCACGGGCAAGTCGACCGCGCCGTCGGGCAAGGTCACGGTCTACGAGGGCAGCAAGAAGCTCGTCACGGGCACCCTCAAGGTCACGGGCAAGACCGGCAAGGTCACCGTCACGCTCCCGAAGACCCTCTCGGTCGGGACGCACAAGCTGACGGTGAAGTACGCCGGCACTGCCACGACCAAGGCCAAGAACACCGCCAAGATCACCTACAAGGTGACCAAGGCGAAGCCGAAGGCCTCCGTCTCGATCAGCAAGTCGGGCAAGACGGTCGTCGTCAAGGTCACGGCCAAGGGCACCACGCCCAAGGGCACCGTGACGCTCAAGGTCGACGGCAAGACGGTCAAGACCCGGTCGCTCAAGAGCGGCAAGACCACCTTCAAGCTCAGCTCGCTCCGCAAGGGCAAGCACACCTTCAAGGTGACCTACTCCGGGTCGACCACGGTCAGCAAGCTCACGGTGACCAAGAAGCACACCGCGAAGTGA
- a CDS encoding bifunctional methylenetetrahydrofolate dehydrogenase/methenyltetrahydrofolate cyclohydrolase — protein MTAQVLDGKATAAAIKAELAERVAALTAAGATPGLGTVLVGEDPGSKAYVAGKHRDCAEVGIASIREDLPADASQADIEAAIRRLNEDPACTGYIVQLPLPKGIDVNRVLELIDPAKDADGLHPTNLGRLVLRVSEPIESPLPCTPAGIVELVQRHGLSLAGKDVVVLGRGTTVGRSIGLLLTRKDINATVTLTHTGTADVAAHLRGADVIVAAAGVAHVVRPEHVKPGAIVLDVGVSRTVDETTGKARLLGDVDPAVAEVASWISPNPGGVGPMTRAMLLANVVGMAERAHG, from the coding sequence ATGACCGCACAGGTGCTCGACGGCAAGGCCACCGCGGCCGCGATCAAGGCAGAGCTGGCCGAGAGGGTCGCGGCGCTGACGGCGGCCGGAGCGACGCCCGGTCTGGGCACCGTGCTCGTGGGCGAGGACCCGGGGTCGAAGGCGTACGTCGCGGGCAAGCACCGCGACTGCGCGGAGGTGGGCATCGCGTCGATCCGTGAGGATCTCCCGGCGGACGCGTCGCAGGCGGACATCGAGGCGGCGATCCGGCGTCTCAACGAGGACCCGGCGTGCACGGGGTACATCGTGCAGCTCCCGCTGCCGAAGGGGATCGACGTCAACCGGGTCCTCGAGCTGATCGACCCGGCCAAGGACGCCGACGGTCTGCACCCGACGAACCTCGGTCGGCTCGTGCTGCGCGTCTCGGAGCCGATCGAGTCGCCGCTGCCATGCACCCCGGCGGGCATCGTCGAGCTCGTGCAGCGGCACGGGCTGTCGCTCGCGGGCAAGGACGTCGTCGTCCTCGGGCGGGGGACCACGGTCGGTCGTTCGATCGGCCTGCTGCTGACGCGCAAGGACATCAACGCGACGGTCACGCTCACGCACACGGGCACGGCCGACGTCGCGGCGCACCTGCGCGGCGCGGACGTCATCGTCGCGGCGGCGGGCGTGGCGCACGTCGTGCGGCCCGAGCACGTGAAGCCGGGCGCGATCGTGCTCGACGTCGGCGTGAGCCGGACGGTCGACGAGACGACGGGCAAGGCCCGCCTGCTTGGCGACGTCGACCCGGCCGTGGCCGAGGTGGCGTCCTGGATCTCGCCGAACCCCGGGGGCGTGGGGCCGATGACGCGGGCGATGCTGCTCGCGAACGTGGTCGGGATGGCGGAGCGCGCGCACGGCTGA
- a CDS encoding exodeoxyribonuclease III: protein MGPVKITTVNVNGIRAAYRKGMPAWVESEQPDVLLLQEVRATDEIVAELLGDEWHIVHQACDIKGRAGVAIASRLPFDAVRVGLGNGEPEVDVDTGRWVEADVVLPAGGHVTVVSAYIHSGTAGTPKMDQKYAHLEKVTARMRELAAAGGRTVVAGDLNIAHREVDIKNWKGNLKSAGFLPEERAYLDLWFDELGFADLGRRFGGDGPGPYTWWSNRGKAFDNDSGWRIDYQLATPELAEAARSVDIWRAPSWDTRWSDHAPVTVDYEL, encoded by the coding sequence ATGGGGCCCGTGAAGATCACCACCGTGAACGTGAACGGGATCCGCGCCGCGTACCGCAAGGGCATGCCCGCGTGGGTCGAGTCCGAGCAGCCGGACGTCCTCCTGCTGCAGGAGGTCCGCGCGACCGACGAGATCGTCGCCGAGCTGCTCGGGGACGAGTGGCACATCGTGCACCAGGCGTGCGACATCAAGGGCCGGGCGGGCGTCGCGATCGCGTCGCGCCTGCCGTTCGACGCCGTCCGCGTCGGCCTGGGCAACGGCGAGCCCGAGGTGGACGTCGACACGGGGCGCTGGGTCGAGGCCGACGTCGTGCTCCCCGCGGGCGGCCACGTCACGGTCGTCTCCGCGTACATCCACTCGGGCACCGCGGGCACGCCCAAGATGGACCAGAAGTACGCGCACCTGGAGAAGGTGACAGCCCGCATGCGCGAGCTCGCCGCCGCAGGCGGCCGGACGGTCGTCGCGGGCGACCTCAACATCGCGCACCGCGAGGTGGACATCAAGAACTGGAAGGGCAACCTGAAGTCCGCGGGCTTCCTGCCTGAGGAGCGTGCCTACCTCGACCTCTGGTTCGACGAGCTCGGCTTCGCGGACCTCGGCCGCCGGTTCGGCGGCGACGGGCCCGGCCCGTACACGTGGTGGTCCAACCGCGGCAAGGCGTTCGACAACGACTCGGGCTGGCGCATCGACTACCAGCTCGCAACCCCGGAGCTCGCCGAGGCGGCGCGCTCGGTCGACATCTGGCGAGCCCCGTCGTGGGACACCCGCTGGAGCGACCACGCACCGGTGACCGTCGACTACGAGCTCTAG
- the glyA gene encoding serine hydroxymethyltransferase: protein MSQSTDSVVNKGLAEVDPEIAAVLDGELARQRDTLEMIASENFVPRAVLEAQGSVLTNKYAEGYPGRRYYGGCEQVDVAETLAITRAKELFGAEHANVQPHSGATANAAVLHALIKPGDTIMGLELAHGGHLTHGMKINFSGRLYEVAAYGVDPDTMLVDMDKVREQALAARPDVIIGGWSAYPRQLDFAAFRSIADEVGAKLWVDMAHFAGLVAAGLHPSPVPHADVVSSTVHKTIGGPRSGFILSREEHAKKIDSAVFPGQQGGPLMHVVAAKAVSFKIAGSAEFKERQERVLSGARIIAERLTAADVKSAGVDVLTGGTDVHLVLVDLRKSELDGQQAEDLLHEVGITVNRNAVPFDPRPPRVTSGLRIGTPALATRGFGDAEFTEVAEIIALALKDGKAADVAALRARVDALTADFPLYPGLQQY from the coding sequence ATGAGCCAGTCCACCGACTCCGTCGTCAACAAGGGCCTCGCCGAGGTCGACCCGGAGATCGCTGCAGTCCTCGACGGTGAGCTCGCGCGCCAGCGCGACACCCTCGAGATGATCGCGAGCGAGAACTTCGTCCCGCGCGCCGTCCTCGAGGCGCAGGGCTCCGTCCTGACGAACAAGTACGCCGAGGGTTACCCGGGGCGCCGCTACTACGGCGGCTGCGAGCAGGTCGACGTCGCGGAGACGCTCGCGATCACGCGCGCCAAGGAGCTGTTCGGCGCCGAGCACGCGAACGTGCAGCCGCACTCGGGCGCGACCGCGAACGCGGCCGTGCTGCACGCGCTCATCAAGCCGGGCGACACGATCATGGGCCTCGAGCTCGCGCACGGCGGCCACCTCACGCACGGCATGAAGATCAACTTCTCGGGGCGTCTCTACGAGGTCGCGGCGTACGGCGTCGACCCGGACACGATGCTCGTCGACATGGACAAGGTGCGCGAGCAGGCGCTCGCCGCGCGTCCTGACGTGATCATCGGCGGCTGGTCGGCCTACCCGCGCCAGCTCGACTTCGCGGCGTTCCGCTCGATCGCCGACGAGGTCGGCGCGAAGCTCTGGGTCGACATGGCGCACTTCGCGGGCCTCGTGGCCGCAGGCCTGCACCCGAGCCCGGTGCCGCACGCCGACGTCGTCTCGTCGACCGTGCACAAGACGATCGGCGGTCCGCGCTCGGGATTCATCCTGTCGCGCGAGGAGCACGCCAAGAAGATCGACTCGGCCGTGTTCCCGGGCCAGCAGGGCGGCCCGCTCATGCACGTCGTCGCCGCGAAGGCCGTGTCGTTCAAGATCGCGGGCTCGGCGGAGTTCAAGGAGCGTCAGGAGCGTGTGCTGTCGGGTGCGCGCATCATCGCCGAGCGCCTGACTGCGGCGGACGTGAAGAGCGCGGGCGTCGACGTCCTCACGGGCGGCACGGACGTGCACCTCGTGCTCGTCGACCTGCGCAAGTCGGAGCTGGACGGCCAGCAGGCGGAGGACCTCCTCCACGAGGTCGGCATCACCGTCAACCGGAACGCGGTGCCCTTCGACCCGCGCCCGCCGCGTGTCACGTCTGGTCTGCGCATCGGTACGCCGGCGCTCGCGACGCGCGGCTTCGGCGACGCCGAGTTCACCGAGGTCGCGGAGATCATCGCCCTCGCGCTCAAGGACGGCAAGGCCGCGGACGTCGCGGCGCTGCGCGCCCGCGTCGACGCGCTGACGGCTGACTTCCCGCTGTACCCCGGGCTCCAGCAGTACTGA
- the purU gene encoding formyltetrahydrofolate deformylase → MSTQNLTDAAPAEQTHWVLTLSCPDGPGIVHAVAGLLAEHGGNITESQQFGDPETQLFFMRVQALSTASREELVAAIEPVAARFSMTWNLDVVGRRMRTLVLVSKAAHCLNDLLFRERAGDLPVDVVAVAGNHTDLAPLAAFYGKGFHHVPVTKETKAAAEAQLLDLVTRMDIELVVLARYMQVLSDDMCRELEGRVINIHHSFLPSFKGAKPYHQAHDRGVKLIGATSHYVTGDLDEGPIIEQDVERVDHSHSTDRLVALGQDVERRVLGRAVRWHSEHRVLRNGHRTVIFR, encoded by the coding sequence GTGTCCACGCAGAACCTCACCGACGCCGCGCCCGCCGAGCAGACCCACTGGGTCCTGACCCTGTCCTGCCCGGACGGTCCCGGCATCGTGCACGCCGTCGCCGGTCTGCTCGCCGAGCACGGCGGCAACATCACCGAGTCGCAGCAGTTCGGCGACCCCGAGACGCAGCTGTTCTTCATGCGTGTCCAGGCCCTGTCGACCGCGTCGCGCGAGGAGCTCGTCGCCGCGATCGAGCCGGTTGCCGCGCGATTCTCGATGACCTGGAACCTCGACGTCGTGGGTCGCCGTATGCGCACGCTCGTCCTCGTGTCGAAGGCTGCGCACTGCCTCAACGACCTGCTGTTCCGCGAGCGCGCGGGCGACCTTCCGGTCGACGTCGTGGCCGTCGCGGGCAACCACACGGACCTGGCGCCGCTCGCCGCGTTCTACGGCAAGGGCTTCCACCACGTCCCCGTCACCAAGGAGACGAAGGCGGCCGCCGAGGCGCAGCTGCTCGACCTCGTCACGCGCATGGACATCGAGCTCGTCGTCCTCGCCCGGTACATGCAGGTCCTCTCGGACGACATGTGCCGCGAGCTCGAGGGTCGCGTCATCAACATCCACCACTCGTTCCTGCCGAGCTTCAAGGGTGCCAAGCCGTACCACCAGGCGCACGACCGCGGCGTGAAGCTCATCGGTGCGACGTCGCACTACGTCACGGGCGACCTCGACGAGGGCCCGATCATCGAGCAGGACGTCGAGCGCGTCGACCACTCGCACTCGACCGACCGTCTCGTCGCGCTCGGCCAGGACGTCGAGCGCCGCGTGCTGGGCCGCGCGGTGCGCTGGCACTCCGAGCACCGCGTCCTGCGCAACGGGCACCGCACGGTCATCTTCCGCTGA